A single genomic interval of Paracoccus contaminans harbors:
- a CDS encoding amino acid ABC transporter permease, translating to MFGYTFQWAQAFSRLPKMLDGALVTMEVAVLSMVIGIALAIALTLMRLSGSRALRGIAAAWVELARNTPALFQIYMAHFGVASFGIHFSPFVSLLIGITFNNAGYLAENFRGALKAIPDTQTRAGRSLGMTGMQAFRHIVLPQMLRISFLPMTNQMVWAVLMTSLGVTVGMNSDLYGVTQDLNALTFRTFELFAIAAVIFYVITKFITLGARLMAARLFRY from the coding sequence GTGTTCGGTTACACCTTTCAATGGGCCCAGGCGTTTTCCCGTCTTCCCAAGATGCTGGACGGCGCGCTCGTGACGATGGAGGTCGCGGTCCTGTCGATGGTGATCGGCATCGCGCTCGCCATCGCCCTGACACTCATGCGCCTGTCCGGATCGCGGGCCCTGCGCGGCATTGCGGCTGCCTGGGTCGAACTGGCGCGCAACACCCCGGCCCTGTTCCAGATCTACATGGCCCATTTCGGCGTCGCGTCCTTTGGCATCCATTTCAGCCCCTTCGTCTCTCTGCTGATCGGGATCACCTTCAACAATGCCGGCTATCTGGCCGAAAACTTTCGCGGTGCGCTGAAGGCGATCCCCGATACCCAGACCCGCGCCGGCCGCTCGCTCGGCATGACGGGGATGCAGGCCTTCCGGCACATCGTCCTGCCGCAGATGCTGCGCATCTCGTTCCTGCCGATGACGAACCAGATGGTCTGGGCGGTGCTCATGACCTCGCTCGGCGTGACCGTCGGCATGAACTCGGACCTTTACGGCGTCACGCAGGATCTCAATGCGCTGACCTTCCGCACCTTCGAGCTTTTCGCCATCGCCGCCGTCATCTTCTACGTCATCACCAAGTTCATCACCCTTGGCGCGCGCCTCATGGCCGCGCGGCTGTTCCGGTATTGA
- a CDS encoding transporter substrate-binding domain-containing protein, protein MKKHVTITALFLATCLAGAAQADKLDDIISSGTLRCAVVLDFPPMGSRGQNNEPVGFDVDYCNDLAASLGVKAEIVETPFPERIPALMSGRVDVGVASTSDTLERAKTVGFSIPYFAFDMAVTANDAAGIKSFDDMKGHTVGATAGTYEAIALEKQVQAWGDGTFRPYQTQADVFLALSQGQIDATVSTSTVAMANVKSGNFPGISVVGKAPFNTDYVALFTNRNEYGLINYLNLFVSQQVRTGRYAELYEKWVGGDVPPLTVPNVYR, encoded by the coding sequence ATGAAAAAACACGTCACCATCACTGCACTGTTCCTTGCGACCTGTCTGGCCGGCGCGGCGCAGGCCGACAAGCTGGACGACATCATCAGCTCGGGCACGCTGCGCTGCGCGGTCGTGCTCGACTTTCCGCCGATGGGCAGCCGGGGCCAGAACAACGAGCCGGTCGGCTTTGATGTCGATTACTGCAACGACCTGGCCGCATCGCTGGGCGTGAAGGCCGAGATCGTCGAGACGCCCTTCCCCGAGCGCATCCCGGCGCTGATGTCGGGCCGGGTCGATGTCGGCGTCGCCTCGACCTCCGACACGCTGGAGCGGGCGAAGACCGTGGGCTTCTCGATCCCGTATTTCGCCTTCGACATGGCTGTGACGGCCAATGACGCCGCAGGCATCAAGTCGTTCGACGACATGAAGGGCCACACCGTGGGCGCGACGGCCGGAACATACGAGGCGATCGCCCTTGAAAAGCAGGTGCAGGCCTGGGGCGACGGCACCTTCCGGCCCTACCAGACCCAAGCCGACGTGTTCCTGGCGCTGAGCCAGGGGCAGATCGACGCGACCGTCTCGACCTCGACCGTGGCGATGGCCAACGTCAAGAGCGGCAATTTCCCCGGCATCTCGGTGGTCGGCAAGGCGCCGTTCAACACCGACTATGTCGCGCTGTTCACGAACCGCAACGAATACGGCCTGATCAACTACCTGAACCTGTTCGTCAGCCAGCAGGTCCGCACCGGGCGTTATGCCGAACTTTACGAAAAATGGGTCGGCGGGGACGTGCCGCCGCTGACGGTTCCGAACGTCTATCGCTGA
- a CDS encoding tautomerase family protein produces the protein MSEVPIVRIELFPGRDRATLESIARDITQLFEKAGVAAAATTILFSEVAPTDWFVAGKSLAAATNKD, from the coding sequence ATGTCTGAAGTGCCCATCGTCAGGATTGAACTGTTCCCCGGTCGCGATCGCGCCACCCTGGAATCGATCGCCAGGGACATCACCCAGCTGTTCGAGAAGGCGGGCGTCGCTGCGGCGGCGACCACGATCCTGTTTTCCGAGGTTGCCCCGACCGACTGGTTCGTGGCCGGCAAATCCCTCGCAGCCGCAACGAACAAGGACTGA
- a CDS encoding proline racemase family protein has product MRSRLNISVVGCHAEGEIGDVIIGGVLPPAGNTMMERMIAMERDHDHIRRLLICEPRGSVARHVNLVVPPITPGCVAGAIVMEPTEYVPMSGSNTICIATVLLETGMVPMQEPITRFKLDMPGGVIEVTARCEDGKCQSITFRNAPAFAAMLDGALEVEGHGKIPIDIAYGGMFFGIVDAKALGFEVRPDEARDLAILGESIRKAAREQFPVAHPDFPNVQGVSIVQFAMPYEGSGKVTRNTCIVAPGRSDRSPTGTGTSARMAVLQAKGHMKAGDELIHASIIGSRFVGRILSVEDWNGRTVIIPEITGRAWITGQHSYLLDPDDPWQEGYMLSDTWGVTPALKQ; this is encoded by the coding sequence ATGCGCTCCAGGCTGAACATCAGCGTCGTCGGCTGTCACGCCGAAGGCGAAATCGGCGACGTGATCATCGGCGGGGTCCTGCCCCCGGCCGGGAACACGATGATGGAGCGGATGATCGCCATGGAGCGTGATCACGACCACATCCGCCGGCTTCTCATCTGCGAGCCGCGCGGCTCCGTCGCCCGTCACGTCAACCTCGTCGTCCCGCCGATCACGCCGGGCTGCGTTGCCGGCGCGATCGTCATGGAGCCGACCGAATATGTGCCGATGTCGGGATCGAACACGATCTGCATCGCCACCGTCCTTCTCGAGACCGGAATGGTCCCGATGCAGGAGCCGATCACCCGGTTCAAGCTAGACATGCCCGGCGGCGTGATCGAGGTGACGGCGCGCTGTGAAGACGGCAAATGCCAGTCGATCACCTTCCGCAACGCGCCCGCATTCGCCGCCATGCTTGACGGCGCGCTGGAGGTCGAAGGCCATGGAAAGATTCCAATCGACATTGCTTACGGGGGCATGTTCTTCGGCATCGTCGATGCCAAGGCGCTGGGCTTTGAGGTCAGGCCCGACGAGGCCCGCGATCTGGCCATCCTCGGCGAAAGCATCCGCAAGGCTGCGCGGGAACAGTTCCCGGTCGCGCATCCGGATTTCCCCAATGTGCAGGGGGTGTCGATCGTCCAGTTCGCGATGCCCTATGAAGGCAGCGGCAAGGTCACGCGCAACACCTGCATCGTGGCGCCCGGCCGCTCCGATCGCTCGCCGACCGGCACCGGGACATCCGCCAGAATGGCGGTGCTGCAGGCCAAGGGGCATATGAAGGCGGGCGACGAGCTGATCCATGCCTCGATCATCGGATCAAGGTTCGTCGGCAGGATCCTGAGTGTCGAAGACTGGAACGGGCGCACGGTCATCATCCCGGAAATCACCGGGCGGGCATGGATCACCGGCCAGCACAGCTACCTTCTGGACCCCGACGACCCTTGGCAGGAAGGATACATGCTGTCCGATACATGGGGCGTGACCCCGGCCCTCAAGCAGTAA
- a CDS encoding ABC transporter substrate-binding protein → MTRAWLIAAAGALLSGPALAADGLVLQLRDSGPDGSAGYLAARDKGYYAAEGLDVTIRPGGPQAEPLDALATGAADLAVEGMAAALVAREKGLPVVNIAQPLNGTGLALVCWRRAGIGDLRSGLAGQTIGVRFAADRHAFIAWMNRIGVPTDGGEQGANLIEQGAGLETLRAKRAACVTATAPVGGQQPEAGPDFVTFHDDGAMPGDGLYALGTALADPAGESRLVRFVRASMRGWAEIARQPETAGGPQQRMGPACCGPQVNVPDGRLDIAAAGRAVQALLAGPHPLLSAPPVGAWTEAITDRAAQPGAAGALPAGAQAAGRPQDGAALRKAP, encoded by the coding sequence GTGACGCGCGCATGGCTGATCGCGGCGGCAGGGGCGCTGCTGTCCGGGCCGGCTCTGGCAGCCGATGGGCTGGTGCTGCAGCTCAGGGACAGCGGGCCGGACGGGTCGGCCGGTTATCTCGCGGCCCGTGACAAGGGATACTATGCCGCCGAAGGGCTTGATGTGACGATCCGCCCCGGCGGCCCCCAAGCCGAGCCGCTGGACGCCCTGGCGACCGGGGCGGCCGATCTGGCAGTCGAGGGCATGGCCGCGGCCCTTGTCGCGCGCGAGAAAGGGCTGCCCGTCGTCAATATCGCCCAGCCCCTGAACGGCACCGGGCTCGCCCTGGTCTGCTGGCGGCGCGCCGGCATCGGTGATCTGCGCAGCGGCCTTGCCGGCCAGACAATAGGGGTGCGCTTTGCGGCGGACCGCCATGCCTTCATCGCCTGGATGAACCGCATCGGCGTTCCGACCGATGGCGGGGAACAGGGCGCGAACCTGATCGAGCAGGGCGCGGGGTTGGAGACGCTGCGCGCCAAGCGCGCCGCCTGCGTGACCGCCACCGCCCCTGTCGGCGGACAACAGCCCGAGGCGGGGCCCGATTTCGTCACCTTCCACGATGACGGCGCAATGCCGGGCGACGGTCTGTACGCCCTGGGAACGGCGCTGGCCGATCCCGCAGGCGAAAGCCGCCTCGTGCGCTTTGTCCGCGCCTCGATGAGGGGCTGGGCAGAGATCGCCCGGCAGCCAGAAACAGCCGGCGGCCCGCAGCAGAGGATGGGGCCTGCCTGCTGCGGCCCCCAGGTCAACGTGCCTGACGGGCGGCTTGACATCGCCGCCGCCGGGCGCGCCGTGCAGGCGCTGCTGGCCGGCCCGCATCCGCTTCTGTCAGCGCCCCCGGTCGGGGCCTGGACAGAGGCGATCACAGACAGGGCGGCGCAGCCGGGGGCGGCGGGCGCCCTGCCCGCGGGGGCGCAGGCCGCCGGCCGGCCACAGGACGGCGCGGCCTTGCGCAAGGCGCCCTGA
- a CDS encoding SDR family oxidoreductase: MKVALITAGGSGMGAACARRLAADGFAVAILSSSGRGEALAAELGGFGVTGSNQSPDDLARLVEGAKARWGRVDVLVNSAGHGPRAPILDLTDEQWHQGMEVYFLNVVRPTRLVVPLMQQQGGGAIINISTAWAFEPAAMFPTSAVFRAGLASFAKIFADAHAPQNIRMNNVLPGWIDSLPATEERRGSVPMGRYGRMDEIAATVAFLASEGAGYITGQNLRVDGGLTRSV, encoded by the coding sequence ATGAAGGTCGCGCTGATCACGGCGGGCGGGTCGGGCATGGGCGCGGCCTGCGCGCGCCGGCTGGCGGCGGACGGCTTTGCGGTCGCCATCCTGTCATCCTCGGGCAGGGGCGAGGCGCTGGCCGCCGAGTTGGGCGGGTTCGGGGTCACCGGATCGAACCAGTCGCCCGATGACCTGGCGCGGCTGGTCGAGGGGGCGAAGGCGCGCTGGGGCCGGGTGGACGTGCTGGTGAACTCTGCCGGCCATGGGCCGCGCGCGCCGATCCTCGATCTGACGGATGAGCAGTGGCACCAGGGGATGGAGGTCTATTTCCTCAACGTGGTCCGCCCGACGCGGCTCGTCGTGCCCCTGATGCAGCAGCAGGGCGGCGGCGCGATCATCAACATCTCGACCGCATGGGCCTTTGAGCCGGCGGCGATGTTCCCCACATCGGCGGTGTTCCGCGCGGGGCTGGCCAGCTTTGCCAAGATCTTTGCCGACGCCCATGCGCCGCAGAACATCCGCATGAACAACGTCCTGCCCGGCTGGATCGACAGCCTGCCCGCGACCGAGGAACGGCGCGGGTCGGTGCCCATGGGCCGCTATGGCCGCATGGACGAAATCGCAGCCACCGTCGCCTTCCTCGCTTCGGAGGGGGCGGGCTATATCACCGGCCAGAACCTTCGTGTGGATGGCGGGCTGACCCGTTCAGTCTGA
- a CDS encoding Zn-dependent hydrolase has translation MNTGTGADAGKADAGRSAASNLRVDGARLWDSLEAMARIGPGVAGGNNRQTVTDADGEARRLFQRWCEDAGMTMQVDRMGNMFMRLEGADPSADPVWMGSHLDTQPTGGRYDGVLGVLGALEVVRTIRDRGIKPRRPIVVVNWTNEEGTRFAPAMLGSGVFAGLHDEAYANARTDAAGLRFGDELERIGWRGDQPMGGRPIHALLEYHIEQGPILEAEGRQIGIVTHGQGLWWLHLTLSGRDAHTGSTPMAMRADAGLGMARIIEAVNRIALDHQPGAVGSVGHAVLAPNSPNVIAGTARMTIDLRSPDAGKLASMRERVEREAAGIAAALGLALTVEVTGHFEPVAFDPALTALVRDVAGRLGLSHMDIVSGAGHDACWINRIGPTAMIMCPCVGGLSHNEAEEITPDWAAAGCDVLLNTALELAGVAAGERNSG, from the coding sequence GTGAACACAGGCACGGGCGCGGACGCAGGCAAGGCTGATGCAGGCCGTTCAGCCGCGTCCAATCTCAGGGTCGATGGCGCGCGGCTGTGGGACTCGCTGGAAGCGATGGCGCGCATCGGTCCGGGCGTCGCGGGCGGCAACAACCGCCAGACGGTGACCGACGCCGATGGCGAGGCGCGGCGCCTGTTCCAGCGCTGGTGCGAGGACGCCGGCATGACCATGCAGGTCGACCGGATGGGCAACATGTTCATGCGCCTAGAAGGGGCCGACCCGTCTGCCGACCCGGTCTGGATGGGCAGCCACCTGGATACCCAGCCCACCGGAGGCCGCTATGACGGGGTTCTCGGCGTGCTGGGCGCGCTCGAGGTGGTGCGCACGATCCGGGACCGGGGGATCAAGCCTCGCCGGCCGATCGTCGTCGTGAACTGGACCAACGAGGAAGGGACGCGCTTTGCGCCGGCGATGCTCGGCTCGGGCGTCTTTGCGGGGCTGCACGACGAGGCCTATGCCAATGCCCGCACCGACGCCGCCGGGCTGCGGTTCGGGGACGAGCTGGAACGGATCGGCTGGCGGGGCGACCAGCCGATGGGCGGGCGCCCCATCCATGCGCTGCTGGAATATCACATCGAGCAGGGTCCGATCCTCGAGGCAGAGGGGCGGCAGATCGGCATCGTCACACATGGGCAGGGCCTGTGGTGGCTGCATCTGACGCTGAGCGGACGCGACGCGCATACCGGCTCGACCCCGATGGCGATGCGGGCCGATGCCGGCCTGGGGATGGCACGCATCATCGAGGCGGTGAACCGCATCGCCCTGGATCACCAGCCGGGCGCGGTCGGCAGCGTGGGCCATGCGGTGCTGGCACCCAATTCGCCGAACGTCATCGCCGGCACGGCGCGCATGACCATCGATCTGCGCAGCCCCGACGCCGGCAAGCTGGCCTCGATGCGCGAGCGGGTGGAGCGTGAGGCCGCCGGGATCGCCGCGGCGCTGGGGCTTGCGCTGACGGTCGAGGTGACCGGCCATTTCGAACCGGTGGCCTTCGATCCGGCGCTTACCGCGCTGGTCCGGGATGTGGCCGGCCGGCTGGGGCTGTCGCACATGGATATCGTCTCGGGCGCCGGGCACGATGCCTGCTGGATCAACCGCATCGGGCCGACGGCGATGATCATGTGCCCCTGCGTCGGCGGCCTGTCGCATAACGAGGCCGAGGAAATCACGCCCGACTGGGCCGCCGCCGGCTGTGACGTGCTGCTGAACACGGCGCTGGAACTGGCCGGGGTGGCGGCGGGGGAAAGGAACAGCGGATGA
- a CDS encoding potassium transporter Kup, with product MTQPSEPSALPSTGKGPESSAGEPGHPASHVDAPATPRLVLSCLGVVFGDIGTSPLYALRESLVHAREHHMAETAVIGIVSMLFWTVILIVTVKYVALILRADNNGEGGTLSLVAKAQGALGRRAWWLYLTGIVGVSLFFGDAMITPAMSVMSAVEGMDLVFPGFAGWVVPVTLAIVIALFWMQRSGTERVARLFGPVMLVWFATMAVLGGSHLMDDARILQALNPLRAAGFIARNGFGALPVMGSVFLAVTGAEALYADMGHFGRKPVRVSWLAIVFPALTISYFGQGAMVLSHPETAANPFFLMAPSWFTLPLVLLATAATVIASQAVISGAFSVSQQAVQLGLVPRLEIQHTSDTQAGQIYMPRVNTLLMVGVCALVLAFGSSTRLASAYGIAVTGDMVITSLLAIVVFRYTWGWRWEAVLGIMLPVLGIELIFFYANLLKVPDGGYIPLLFAGVVITFMGVWMRGSQLIQRKLTAESVHLDFLARKLADRPPVIVPGTAVFLTADPTIAPAALMHNLKHNHVLHERNFIVRVETAPTPTVADAHRLRIEEVAPRFWRVRLHFGYMEQPNVPRALANAKGAGHKFDIMSTSYFLNRRTLRVGKAHMMPLWASRLYAGMYRSASEPTNFYRLPSNRVVELGQQINI from the coding sequence ATGACGCAGCCAAGCGAGCCATCCGCGCTGCCCAGCACGGGCAAAGGGCCCGAATCCTCGGCAGGCGAACCCGGCCACCCTGCCAGCCACGTCGATGCCCCGGCGACGCCGCGGCTGGTGCTGTCATGCCTGGGGGTCGTGTTCGGAGACATCGGCACATCACCCCTCTATGCGCTGCGGGAATCGCTTGTCCACGCCCGCGAACATCACATGGCCGAGACTGCGGTGATCGGCATCGTGTCGATGCTGTTCTGGACGGTCATTCTGATCGTGACGGTCAAATATGTCGCCTTGATCCTGCGCGCCGACAACAACGGCGAGGGGGGCACCTTGTCGCTGGTGGCCAAGGCGCAGGGTGCGCTGGGCCGGCGGGCCTGGTGGCTGTATCTGACCGGGATCGTGGGCGTGTCGCTGTTCTTCGGGGATGCGATGATCACCCCCGCCATGTCGGTGATGTCCGCGGTCGAGGGCATGGACCTGGTGTTTCCGGGCTTTGCCGGCTGGGTGGTCCCGGTCACGCTGGCCATCGTCATCGCGCTGTTCTGGATGCAGCGTTCGGGGACCGAGCGGGTCGCGCGTCTGTTCGGCCCGGTCATGCTGGTGTGGTTCGCCACCATGGCCGTCCTGGGCGGCAGCCATCTGATGGATGATGCGCGCATCCTTCAGGCGCTGAACCCGTTGCGGGCGGCAGGCTTCATCGCGCGGAACGGCTTTGGCGCGCTGCCGGTCATGGGATCGGTCTTCCTTGCCGTCACGGGGGCCGAGGCCCTCTATGCCGATATGGGGCATTTCGGGCGCAAGCCGGTGCGGGTGTCGTGGCTGGCGATCGTCTTTCCGGCCCTGACGATCAGCTATTTCGGTCAGGGCGCGATGGTGCTGTCGCATCCCGAAACGGCGGCCAACCCCTTTTTCCTGATGGCGCCGTCCTGGTTCACGCTGCCGCTGGTGCTGCTGGCGACGGCGGCGACGGTGATCGCCAGCCAAGCGGTCATCTCGGGGGCCTTCTCGGTCAGCCAGCAGGCGGTGCAGCTCGGCCTCGTGCCGCGCCTTGAGATCCAGCACACTTCTGACACGCAGGCGGGCCAGATCTACATGCCGCGGGTCAACACCCTGCTGATGGTCGGGGTCTGCGCGCTGGTTCTGGCCTTCGGCTCGTCCACAAGGCTGGCAAGCGCCTATGGCATCGCGGTGACGGGCGACATGGTCATCACCTCGCTTCTGGCGATTGTCGTGTTCCGTTATACATGGGGCTGGCGCTGGGAAGCGGTTCTGGGGATCATGCTGCCGGTGCTGGGGATCGAGCTGATCTTCTTTTACGCCAACCTGCTCAAGGTGCCTGATGGCGGCTATATCCCGCTGCTGTTCGCGGGCGTCGTCATCACCTTCATGGGCGTGTGGATGCGCGGCTCGCAGCTGATCCAGCGAAAGCTGACGGCGGAATCGGTGCATCTGGATTTCCTGGCGCGCAAGCTGGCCGACCGCCCGCCGGTGATCGTGCCGGGCACGGCCGTCTTTCTGACCGCCGATCCGACGATCGCCCCGGCCGCGCTGATGCACAATCTCAAGCACAACCACGTCCTGCACGAGCGCAACTTCATCGTCCGGGTCGAAACCGCGCCCACCCCGACCGTGGCCGATGCCCACCGCCTGCGCATCGAGGAGGTTGCCCCCCGCTTCTGGCGGGTTCGGCTGCACTTTGGCTACATGGAGCAGCCGAACGTGCCGCGCGCCCTCGCCAATGCCAAGGGCGCCGGCCACAAGTTCGACATCATGTCCACTTCCTATTTCCTCAACCGCCGGACGCTGCGGGTGGGCAAGGCGCATATGATGCCGCTATGGGCCTCGCGGCTATATGCGGGGATGTACCGCTCGGCCTCGGAGCCGACGAACTTCTATCGCCTGCCCTCGAACCGGGTGGTCGAACTGGGCCAGCAGATTAACATCTGA
- a CDS encoding cupin domain-containing protein — MNISKAADRATTPGNTAWFTGDVKVEMLVAPEAPARASVASVTFQPGARTAWHTHPLGQSLIVTMGRGLVQREGGKVEPISAGDVVWFPPGERHWHGAAPDSAMTHIALQEQLDGKTVDWAEQVTEAEYSAR, encoded by the coding sequence ATGAACATCAGCAAGGCTGCGGATCGCGCCACCACCCCCGGAAACACCGCCTGGTTCACCGGTGATGTCAAGGTCGAGATGCTGGTCGCGCCCGAGGCGCCGGCCCGGGCCTCGGTTGCCAGCGTCACCTTTCAGCCCGGCGCGCGCACGGCATGGCATACCCACCCGCTGGGACAAAGCCTGATCGTCACCATGGGCCGGGGCCTCGTCCAGCGCGAGGGCGGCAAGGTCGAGCCGATCTCGGCCGGGGATGTCGTGTGGTTCCCGCCGGGCGAGCGTCACTGGCATGGCGCCGCGCCCGACAGCGCCATGACCCATATCGCCCTGCAGGAACAGCTTGACGGCAAGACCGTGGACTGGGCCGAACAGGTGACCGAGGCCGAATATTCCGCGCGCTGA
- a CDS encoding TRAP transporter large permease: MSALIIFGILVALMLTGMPISIALGLTVLTFLFTMTTVPLDTVALKLFTGIEKFEIMAIPFFILAGNFLTHGGVARRMINFATSMVGHWHGGLGLAGVIACALFAAVSGSSPATVVAIGSVILPAMVQQGFPKQFGAGVIATSGALGILIPPSIVMVMYAVATSGMQATGPDGQPVDSASVGELFMAGVIPGIMLAAFLGFTTWNRARRFGFPRLPRATWGERWHAFRRAMWGLLLIVIVIGGIYTGAFTPTEAAAMSAVYAFVVAVFVYKDMRLSDVPRVLLSSANMSAMLLYIITNAVLFSFLMTSEGIPQALGNWMVDAGLSWWMFLIVVNILLLAAGNFMEPSSIVLIMAPILFPVAVRLGIDPVHFGIMIVVNMEVGMCHPPVGLNLYVASGITRMGITELTVAVWPWLMTMLIFLLLVTYVPALSLWLPRTLGM; encoded by the coding sequence ATGAGCGCACTCATCATCTTCGGCATCCTCGTCGCGCTGATGCTGACGGGCATGCCGATTTCCATCGCGCTGGGCCTGACCGTCCTGACATTCCTGTTCACCATGACCACGGTGCCGCTGGATACCGTGGCGCTGAAGCTGTTCACCGGCATCGAGAAGTTCGAGATCATGGCGATCCCGTTCTTCATCCTGGCCGGCAACTTCCTGACCCATGGCGGGGTCGCGCGCCGGATGATCAACTTTGCCACCTCGATGGTGGGGCACTGGCATGGCGGGCTGGGGCTGGCGGGCGTGATCGCCTGCGCGCTGTTCGCCGCCGTGTCGGGATCATCGCCGGCGACGGTGGTCGCGATCGGCTCGGTCATCCTGCCGGCGATGGTCCAGCAGGGCTTTCCCAAGCAGTTCGGCGCGGGCGTGATCGCCACGTCGGGCGCGCTGGGCATCCTGATCCCGCCCTCGATCGTCATGGTGATGTATGCCGTCGCAACATCGGGCATGCAAGCCACCGGGCCGGACGGGCAACCCGTGGACAGCGCCTCGGTGGGCGAGCTGTTCATGGCCGGGGTGATCCCCGGCATCATGCTGGCCGCGTTCCTCGGCTTCACCACCTGGAACAGGGCGCGGCGGTTCGGCTTTCCGCGCCTGCCGCGTGCCACATGGGGCGAACGCTGGCACGCCTTTCGCCGGGCGATGTGGGGCCTGCTGCTGATCGTGATCGTGATCGGCGGGATCTATACCGGCGCCTTCACCCCGACCGAGGCGGCGGCCATGTCGGCCGTCTATGCCTTCGTCGTCGCGGTGTTCGTCTACAAGGACATGCGCCTGTCCGACGTGCCGCGCGTCCTGCTGTCCTCGGCGAACATGAGCGCGATGCTGCTCTACATCATCACCAATGCGGTGCTGTTCAGCTTCCTTATGACATCCGAGGGCATCCCGCAGGCGCTCGGCAACTGGATGGTGGATGCGGGCCTGTCGTGGTGGATGTTCCTGATCGTCGTCAACATCCTGCTGCTGGCGGCCGGCAACTTCATGGAGCCGTCGTCCATCGTTCTCATCATGGCCCCGATCCTGTTTCCGGTCGCGGTTCGACTGGGGATCGACCCGGTGCATTTCGGCATCATGATCGTGGTGAACATGGAGGTGGGCATGTGCCATCCGCCGGTGGGCCTCAACCTCTATGTCGCCTCGGGCATCACCCGGATGGGCATCACGGAACTGACCGTCGCGGTCTGGCCCTGGCTGATGACGATGCTGATCTTTCTGCTGCTGGTCACCTATGTGCCGGCGCTGTCGCTGTGGCTGCCCCGCACGCTGGGGATGTGA
- a CDS encoding TRAP transporter small permease gives MKVLDRLEEILIATLIAAATLLIFVSVAQRYTLDLAAGTMRWARGAEMEGLAAAARSTFMHIKSVNLVWAQELCIIMFVWMAKFGAAYGVRTGIHVGIDVLINRLPPAQRKFFVLFGLLAGALFTGIIATMGAKFVWHVKQASSFSPDLGLPQWIVYLAIPLGSSLMCFRFLQVAWSFWQTGELPHHDHGHVDGIEEDPAGLADGVGEVGEAMIDSPLTPRDLTEPRKDR, from the coding sequence ATGAAGGTGCTCGACAGACTCGAGGAAATCCTGATCGCGACGCTGATCGCGGCGGCGACGCTGCTGATCTTCGTTTCGGTCGCGCAGCGCTACACGCTCGATCTGGCCGCCGGGACGATGCGCTGGGCGCGCGGGGCCGAGATGGAGGGGCTGGCGGCTGCGGCGCGATCGACCTTCATGCACATCAAGTCGGTGAACCTCGTCTGGGCGCAGGAGCTGTGCATCATCATGTTCGTGTGGATGGCCAAGTTCGGCGCTGCCTACGGCGTGCGCACGGGCATCCATGTCGGCATCGACGTGCTGATCAACCGCCTGCCGCCGGCACAACGCAAGTTCTTCGTTCTGTTCGGCCTGCTGGCGGGGGCGCTGTTCACCGGCATCATCGCCACGATGGGGGCCAAGTTCGTCTGGCACGTCAAGCAGGCGTCGTCCTTTTCCCCCGATCTCGGCCTGCCGCAGTGGATCGTCTATCTGGCGATCCCGCTTGGCTCGTCGCTGATGTGCTTTCGCTTCCTGCAGGTCGCCTGGTCGTTCTGGCAGACGGGCGAGCTGCCCCATCACGATCACGGCCATGTGGACGGGATCGAGGAAGACCCGGCCGGACTGGCCGACGGGGTTGGCGAGGTGGGCGAGGCGATGATCGACAGCCCGCTGACGCCCCGCGATCTGACCGAACCGCGAAAGGACCGCTGA